GGAAAGCCGAGGCCTGAGAGTCAAGCACTTGTGAGTACTACAACTGTTATCACACCAAGTAACATGGAAGGAGCAGGAATTTTCAGATGGCTTTTTTAACCTTCTAGGGAGGTGCTTCCTCCCAGCTGGAGGGTGTAGGCAAACAGAGCACTGTATCTGCACATGGAGATCTGTGCCAGAACTaagagctgctgcttggagCTTGCAGACATTGGCTTACAGGGAAAAGCACttttgcaagaaggaaaaaaacccaacaataaaAATCCAACCACTTTCTAGAAGCCAAGTCAAGCAAAGCGGGAAGAGGATCCTTCTGTCAACTTATGACAGGAAGAATCAGCCTTGAGAATTTTTGGAAGGCTCGAGAGGGAGCAAGATACATGACTAGAGCTGAGAACCATCCACTGACAACAGAGACCCTTTTCCAAGTAGCTGCATCTTCACACAGTAGCCCAAACCTTTACAGATTAAGTCCTGAGCCTCCAAACCCTTCACAGGTAACTAAGCATTGAAGCTTGGACCTGAGCAAAAACATCCCAATTTTGGAGACAAGGCCCTTCCTGGAGTCAAGTCTAGTTCTTCCAAAAGGACTCTGTCTTAATGCAGAGACTACTACTAGACTACTGCTAGcccttttaaaattcaaaagctAGGAAGAGCCTACTGTCAGGCCATCAAGTCaaaccttcctttcctcctctttgtttCAACAAAAATTTACAAGACAGTTAACACAAGTAAGTGTAACAGCAAACAGACAATTTTCACACACAATTGTTCAAAGGGGCTGCTGAGGGCCAGGGTGCTGCTACGTGCGTCAGTTGAAAAGTTGTGCCACAGCTCTATGACAAGGGATGGGTTCCCTCCTCAAACTCCGTTATAAAAGGAAGTGGGTTTAACACACTAAGTTACTGTACATTGTCTTAAGAAACCTGGAATTTAGCAACAGCGCACAAGAGATAAAGGGTTGCATTCACAGGCAAGTGAACCAGCCGCTGGTGCAGTCCTGAACATACACAGACCAGAACAATGGTCAGCGATGGAAGCCCCCCAGCCTGTCTCGCTGTAACAGTTTTCCAGGGCCTGTTTGCATGGCAGCATCAGTAACTACAACTGTCTCTCACATGTTCTGAGAGAGGAACTCACTTTCAGTCATGCTCCTGCTTTCAGCTCCCCTGCCCCCGGCATCAGGTCCAGTTGATACTCCTTTTTACTGGCACTTGGTGCAGAGGAACAGTGGCTTGGTTTGACAGGTAGAGCTAAGACACTTAACAGTTTTGCTAAAAGCAGAGGAAGCCAGATCTGGCATCTGGGAGCCACAGCATTTACCTTCCTTCCTCTCATGTTTCCCCATGCGGGAGCCCAGCAGTCAAGAAGCAAAGATCTTCCAGGAGGCCGCCATATCCAGTTGCTTCACCCCCATAGGCATGTTCTCCTTGTTTTCCAACCCAGGCTGCTGAGGCCTCTTGCAGAAGTAGCAGGTTCGGCAGACAGAGTGGTACTTGTCTGCTCCTCCAATCACTTCAACCTGGCAAGAAAATCGGGGGAGTCACTCTGCAGAGTTCAGTTCCCCTGAAGGGATCCCTCTAGACTAGCTGGGGTGACATGGTGAAGCTACTGAAGTGCTTTCTGTTCCAAGGGAACtcacctccctctctgctcccagcctctTTGTGTAGGAGGCTTCTCTGTAGCACTCCATGCACACGGCGTTCAGCTTCACCACGCTCTCTGCCAGCGGCACCAGGTTCAGGATGCTCCCAAAGGCCTGTGCCAAGACAGCaggggtgggtggatggataTGAGGATCCTAAAGCAGCTGctgtactgaaaaataagtgttttacCTTTCTCTGAAAAGTCCCATCAAGAGCAGCAACAATGACAGTTTTCCCAGCATTGGCCATCATCTCACAGAACTCCACGATGTCTGGGAACTAGAAGAGGTACAGAAACAGCgtcaggaggaagaaggggcagTGCTTCCCTCAGGATCCAGCAGCACACACCCAGATAGCGGCATAGGGCACAAAGAAAATTAGAGCCATGTTGCCTATCCATGAAACTCACTCCAGTCCCACTGTCCTCAGCCTGCAGGGACTCAAGAAAGGGAACGGTTTGACTATACAGGCATAGTCCAGCAGC
The Falco rusticolus isolate bFalRus1 chromosome 1, bFalRus1.pri, whole genome shotgun sequence genome window above contains:
- the TK1 gene encoding thymidine kinase, cytosolic — protein: MNCLTVPGVHPGSPSRPRGQIQVIFGPMFSGKSTELMRRVRRFQLAQHRCLLVKYTKDTRYCSSGVSTHDKNIMEALPACLLKDVYQEALSSAVIGIDEGQFFPDIVEFCEMMANAGKTVIVAALDGTFQRKAFGSILNLVPLAESVVKLNAVCMECYREASYTKRLGAEREVEVIGGADKYHSVCRTCYFCKRPQQPGLENKENMPMGVKQLDMAASWKIFAS